The proteins below come from a single Stomoxys calcitrans chromosome 1, idStoCalc2.1, whole genome shotgun sequence genomic window:
- the LOC131994005 gene encoding LOW QUALITY PROTEIN: ribosome-recycling factor, mitochondrial (The sequence of the model RefSeq protein was modified relative to this genomic sequence to represent the inferred CDS: inserted 1 base in 1 codon; substituted 1 base at 1 genomic stop codon), with amino-acid sequence MVSFCTTTTKNPSSRRQNVILKTTLFSTQPKKLALVFVHVQLHRNIITQKPRVKKKEKGKKTTKIEINQSQLREIVNYDAINKQMQKAMQQMKDDFLLHLSLRSTTGAIDTLRITVDGKEHEIQELAQISRKNPKTIVVNMIAFPQTIPNVLKALEKSGMNLNPQQDGTTLFIPIPKLTKEHXEKLSKNAKNLFTKYRDTIKDIQNNSIKKLKKQIDISKDDMFSVQNQLTAXTDQYIAEADKILQTRQKELIGDS; translated from the exons ATGGTCtcattttgtacaacaaccacaaaaaatCCGTCATCTCGTCGTCAAAATGTCATTTTAAAAACGACATTgttctcaacacaaccaaagaaactaGCGCTTGTGTTTGTACATGTACAG CTACATCGCAACATTATTACACAAAAACCAAgggtaaaaaaaaaggaaaagggtaaaaaaaccaCCAAGATAGAAATCAACCAAAGCCAGTTGCGCGAAATTGTAAATTACGATgctataaataaacaaatgcaAAAGGCCATGCAGCAAATGAAAGACGACTTCCTTCTG cATTTATCACTACGTTCAACAACAGGTGCTATAGATACACTACGAATTACAGTTGATGGCAAGGAGCACGAGATACAAGAATTGGcacaaatttcaaggaaaaatCCTAAAACTATTGTTGTTAATATGATAGCTTTTCCCCAAACCATACCAAACGTTCTAaaggctttagaaaaaagtggaaTGAACTTAAACCCACAACAGGATGGAACAACACTCTTTATACCTATACCAAAGTTAACAAAAGAACATTGAGAGAAACTTTCCAAGAATGCAAAAAATCTATTTACTAAATATCGGGACACAATAAAGGATATTCAAAATAAtagcattaaaaaattaaaaaagcaaaTCGACATTTCCAAGGACGATATGTTTTCGGTACAAAATCAACTAACTG TAACTGATCAGTATATTGCAGAAGCTGATAAAATTCTCCAAACTAGACAAAAGGAATTAATTGGAGACTCGTAA